From the genome of Brassica oleracea var. oleracea cultivar TO1000 chromosome C4, BOL, whole genome shotgun sequence:
TTACTCGTTACTGCTAGTTGGCCCGATACCACCTGCCAAATGAGATGTCTCATTTTTGGAGGAGCTTTTATCTTCCAAGCATAGGCCTGGAGCTTTGTGATACTAGGCTCCTTCGTCTCCAATGACTGTTCCTTTAGCAAATTAGTTACCACCCAGTAACCTGATTTGATAGTGTACATCTCATTCTTCGTATAACTTCAGAAATATCCATCTCGTTGATAGTCCTGGCTTATGGCCAGTGACTGAATCAATGGGATATCCTCCTGATGGACATAATTCTCTATCCATCTCTGTATTCCATCTCTTCGGGTTCCCAATCATCAGACTGCTCACTGGCATCATTGGGTGAAGTACTGGTGCAATTGGCCTAGCTGGTCTCGCCGGTATCGTTGGGATCCAAGGATCTTCCCACATCCTGACTTCATTTCCAGAGTGTACCTTTTGTCTAATCCCCAGCGTTATTAATGGCTTTGCAGCCATTATACTCCTCCACCCATATGAGGGATTGTTAACATCATTTAGTCGTAATGGTGAGCTAAAACGAAAATATCGTCCTCTCAATAATCTTGCCAGTAAAGAGTCCGAAAATTTCACTAAGCGCCACAGACAGTTGCTTCCCAAGTAATGCGAGATTGAACTCATGGATCATCCTGAACCTTATTCCTCCTTCTTCCCTTGATTTGCAGAGTTGCTCCCACTTAACCCAGTGTATTCCTCTCTTCGGAGGGTTCGAGCTCCACCAGAACTGTGCAATGGCACTAGCTAAGTTCTCACAGGTCTCCAAGGGGAGAAGAAGGGTCGACATTACATACGTAGGTAGAGCCAGCAGTATAGACTTTATAAGCACCTCCTTTCTTCCCCTTGTTAGCCATCTTCTTCCTATCCAACCATTAACACGGTTTTGTAGGCGTTCCTTCAGAAAGGCAAAGAGCCTTACCTTCGAACCACTAATATCTTCAGGGATACCAAGATAGGAGCCCATGAAACATGAAAGCTCGTCTATGAAGTCTTTTACTCAATCACTAACTTCCATTTAATTTACATTATTACTAATATAAATCTACTATATACACTGATTTAAACGCAACATTTAGTTTTGGTGGAGTTCAAACCCGCCAAAAAGAGGGATTCACTGGGCTAAATGGGAAAAGATGTGTTCCTAGAGAGGAGGGTGGAGTGGGATTCCGCATGATCCATGAATTTAATTTAGAACTGCTAGCGAAACAACTCTTGCACCTTGTTCAGTATCCAGATTTATTAGTAGCGAGAGTCCTTAAAGGGAAATATTACCGCCTCATTTCACCGTTGCGAATTGCTGCGGTGGATAACCCATCCTACGTGTGGACGAGTATTTCAGCATCGAAGAAGCTTTTGCTTTTGGGTATTAGGAGTAAAGTGCACTCAGGATATGAAATCAATGTCTAGCAGGATCCGTGGATTCCTTCGACGCCAGCTAAGCCGGCCCGTCCAAGGGTACCAGTCGTAAATCCAAAAATGCTTGTAAGTAGCCTTATGAACTCGGAATCAAAGGAATGGGACGCTAGGATACTGGCACAGTATGTTGAGCAAGAGGATATACAGCTGATTATGAGTTTGGCCATAAGCCCAACGCATCGCAGGGATTCCTTTTGCTGGAGTTACACTAAAAACGGCCAATACACGGTTAAGTCTGGGTATTGGGTTGCTACAAATATATTGAATGCGGAGGAGGAAACTGAAGTTACACAACCTAGCATCACTGAACTTTGGAAAGTGTATGCACCTCCGAAAATTCGCCATCTTATATAGCAATTAATTTCAGGACAGGTAGCAGTAACAAGGAACTTAATACGTCGCAATCTGCGGTGTGATAATTACTGCCCAAGATGTGGAGAGACAGAGAAAAATGTAACCAACGCGATCTTTGAATGTCCACCAGCGTTACAAGCATGGGAACTATCATCTACGCCGTCAAACCCCCAAACTTTCCCCATATCGAGTATGTACGCCAATATGGACTACCTTTTCTGGAGGAGAAATACAATTAGAAGGCCAGAAGATGATAGAGACTCTTAACCCTGGATAATCTGGTACATATGGAAGGCGAGGAATGATAAGCTATTCAGGGGGATTGACAGGGACCCTTTGGAACTGGTCAGGTATGCAGAGAGTGAATGTCAGGCTTGGTATAATGCTAAGGAGTCTATACCTAATCCCCCACAGGCACCAAACACTGAAGTGGTACAAGCCTTAAGCTTGAATAATATGTGTATGGTGGATGGCTCTTGGACATCCACAGATTTTTTTCAGTGGAATTGGATGGGTATGGAAGGATAACACGGGAAAGATCCAACTTATGGGAACACGGAACTTAAGGAGACGGGAGACAACACTACACTCGGAATTGGAAGCATTAAAATGGGCACTGGAAAGCATGCTTCAACATTCAAACTGCCAACACTTTGGAACAGATTGCAAGGACCTGATAGCCATGATAAAGGAACTCCAAGCCTGGCCAAACTTTTCAACGGAGCTGGAAGCCATTCAAATTATCCTTATGTGTTATTCGGATTTTAAGATCACCTACGTGCCAAGAACACATAATGAAATTTGATGATTCTTTAGCTAGGAATGCTCGATCTTTTCATAGATCTCTTTGTTTTATTGGTTGTTTTATTTCGGTTTGGTTACCTAGACCACCTCATGTTTGAGTAATAGAATAGTAGTTTGTTAACAAAAAAAAAAAAAAAAAAAACCTTGACCATTCATAATATCATGGTCCATGTACATTTAGCTAGCAAGAAAAGGCCATGTATTAAGCTTTGTATAGCCAGATGTAGTTTCAAGGGTAGGAAACATTCTAATAACTAGCAGTTTATAACATTATATTTTAACAAAACAAAAAATAATATTTTTGCTAAACAAATCAACTACAAAAGAATCCTCACAATAAAAGTACAAAGAATTGAAAGGAAGAAAAAGGAGAGGAAGATTTAATGTAAAATTCAACACCTAACTCTCTCTCTAGTGTATCTTCAAAATCTTCTGCTCTTCCCCAACTTACTCTTCCTTTGTTTCAAGAGTTTTGCCCATTCACACTACAAATAATACAAAATACAACACAATCAACTCTCATCTAACTTTTGACCCCTTCCTCAATTGATTGCTCCTCTTCATCCATCTCTTCTAAAGCTAAAACTTGTCTACTCTCTGACTCTTTCCTACTCCTATGCCAATGTAGGCATTGTTCAAAACCAGATCATGCAGATCATTCTCTTCGTTTGTGTAGCTTCCACTGCTGCATCTCTTGTTTCTCATTTCAGCCACCTTCTTGTGGGAGTTTGAGTGAAGAGCTGGAGTAAACGTTGGGCTAGCAGCTGGCCGGTACTCCGGGAAAAGCCTTCCTGATTTGTAACGTACACCACAAGCATTGCAAAGCGTCTTTGGGCCCATAGGCCCGAGCCTCCATTGTGGGGTCTTGGTGACCTCACAGTGCATACATTTCCTAACAGGATTCTGCTCTGAAGAACACGAATCTACATTGTTGTTTCCATTGGTTTCAAGATCAATCTCCGACCAAGAAGATGAAGAAACAACCTTGGCCTTCTTCTTCTTCTTCTTGGTTATCATCTTGCTGTGGTCAGAGAGAAACTGCTTTGGTATTCTAATGATGAGGCGCGAATCCGCCCCAAAAACAGTGTCGTTGACTTTATCTTTCTCCTGGACCTGTGGACGAGGACGTTTTGTGCGTGGACGACCGTGCTTTCCAGGGAGGACAAGTGAGGTTGTGTTGGTTGTATGAGACGATGAGGAGCTGCTTTCGAGTACCGACACTGGACTTGAGCTCCGGAATTGGCTATGAGAAGATGATGAATCCGTGTTTGTGAAAAACGAATCTTCCTTCTTCTCAACTAAGGATTCCTCTACAAAGCTTTGTGGTCTTTCCACCTTAACAATATCTTCAAACTGCAATTTTCCCACAAACAAAAGTATTTGTTAGACACATTATGTACGCAGATAATTAAGCTCAATAAAAAGAAAACATAAAAATCAGCTAAACCAAGAGAAATGGCGCAATTAATTTTGTTCTGGTGATTGGTAAAATTATGTGAATTCACGTAACAAAGGCAAAGTAAAAAATGAAGCGTAACGTGGCTCTCAAAACGAATGAAAAATAAATTAAAGTGAATGAATAAATAAATATTTAGAATGTTGATAAGAATAAGATGAATGTAGTTTTAAAAACAATAAAAATAAAATACAATTATATTGATTTGATTTAAAAATATAAATTATTAAATAATAAAATAAATTAATTTATATTCTTTTCTCCAATTTCTATGAGGAAAAATATACTTTGTATTTATTTTAAAATAATTAATTTGAAAGAATAAAGAGTATTCTGAATACTAAAATTACTTCTTTTTTTAAATAGTGTAAATTCTGAAGAACATATTTATATCATTATTATTTTTTAAATGAGTCAGAAATCAAAGAAGAGGGCGTATTTCAGCTATACAAATAATAGTATAATACAAACATTAATCCAGAATAGTTTATTGTGTAATTGATAAATTCATAAGAAATCACATAAAGAAAAGGAAAAGAAGGCGTAGTTTAGTGTGAAAACTGACCGGAACATAGAGCTCAGGTGATGAGTCAGAGTTTGTGTTGGAAGCGAAGACAGGTTCAGAAGCTGCTGGCCATGTGTCGTGATGAGTAGTCCAGATGTTAGGAAAAGAATCGGAGTCACCTATGCTGAAACCGACATCGATATCACCACCGGGAAAATCAAGAAGATCGTCCATGTTGTCAAAGAAGTTGCCACAATCAAGATCCTCCGGGAAGCTTTGTCCAAACATCTTCCTTTTACAATATAGCAAATAGCTGCAAAGGAAAAAAAAAACAAGTTGATAATTAAGATAAAAATGAGACATATATATAGAGTTTTGAACCGTAAAGAAGTTTCTCAAAAGTTTTTTAAAATTTTGAACTATATTTTGGAATTGTCTACAAAAATCAAATTTTGAAAATAAACTTGCTTTGGCCCACCTTCTTTGATTTTTTTCAGAAATAATGAGGACCATTCAATTCAATTGCAATAGACCATCCAATGGGTCTAATAGTCAAAAGTCACCGTTAGCTAAAGATTCTTGATTATCTCTTATGTTTCTTGAATTGTTGAGTGTCTCAGTAACCAAGACAAAGTGTTAACAGAAAAAAAACAGAGTGCTAAGGAAATCAAAACCACATAATTGCACCACCGACACTAACTTTACACACCATTCCTAAAGTTTCATTTCACATACAAGAACTCCCAAGAAAGCAAAACCAAAATCAAGAATGTGTGTGAAACAGAGTCAGAGGGAATTCAAACCTCTGTTAGTAGTGCTGTGCAGATAGTATGAGAGAGAGAGATTGCTTAGAAAGGAAAAAAGTAGGAGTGGGAAGAAGTGAAGAGTGATTGATTGGCAAAATGGGTTAGTAATGGAGAGCAATAGCTTCTCTCTTATCATTATAAAGAGCTAGGTGTGAGAAAACACTTCTTCTCTCTCTTCCAGTTTTGATGCTAGCTGTATTTTACCATTCTCTTATACATTGTCTTCATGTGCAAGTCTCTTTCATTTATTTCTCTCTCTAAACAATTTCATAAAAAGAAAAGAATTTTAAAGATATCTTTAATCGCACCTCCCTCTTCATGTGGGTTCCATTTCTCATTGAGACTTTACCAAAGATGATTTATTCACAAACTTTGCTTAGCTGTTCAAAAGGTGTTTCTGATTGAAAAGCAATGGTTAAGTAAAAACTTTAAAAAAAATGATTTAAATTAAAGTTAAACCTTCGAATCAATCTTTTTAAGAAAATATTATTCAACAAAGGTGGTTATTTATTTGTTGTAACTCAAGATAAAAGCAAAAAAAGAATTGTCGTTTAAGTAAAGAGTTGACGTAATTAGAAGAAGATATAAGAAAAGAATATGGACTTTAATTTTTAGATGAAATAAAATAAAAATATAACGCGTATAAACTCCTAGTCATGGTTTTGCTCCTACCCGTATATGTACAGACATAAGAAAAGTCAATGAGATAATGGGAAGGTGAAATAGCACGAAGGAAATACAACGTTTACGCGTACATGTAATTCCATTTCATTTAGATATTTATCTATTTATTAATTTCTTCC
Proteins encoded in this window:
- the LOC106342787 gene encoding GATA transcription factor 8 isoform X1, with protein sequence MVLIISEKNQRSYLLYCKRKMFGQSFPEDLDCGNFFDNMDDLLDFPGGDIDVGFSIGDSDSFPNIWTTHHDTWPAASEPVFASNTNSDSSPELYVPFEDIVKVERPQSFVEESLVEKKEDSFFTNTDSSSSHSQFRSSSPVSVLESSSSSSHTTNTTSLVLPGKHGRPRTKRPRPQVQEKDKVNDTVFGADSRLIIRIPKQFLSDHSKMITKKKKKKAKVVSSSSWSEIDLETNGNNNVDSCSSEQNPVRKCMHCEVTKTPQWRLGPMGPKTLCNACGVRYKSGRLFPEYRPAASPTFTPALHSNSHKKVAEMRNKRCSSGSYTNEENDLHDLVLNNAYIGIGVGKSQRVDKF
- the LOC106342787 gene encoding GATA transcription factor 8 isoform X2, with translation MFGQSFPEDLDCGNFFDNMDDLLDFPGGDIDVGFSIGDSDSFPNIWTTHHDTWPAASEPVFASNTNSDSSPELYVPFEDIVKVERPQSFVEESLVEKKEDSFFTNTDSSSSHSQFRSSSPVSVLESSSSSSHTTNTTSLVLPGKHGRPRTKRPRPQVQEKDKVNDTVFGADSRLIIRIPKQFLSDHSKMITKKKKKKAKVVSSSSWSEIDLETNGNNNVDSCSSEQNPVRKCMHCEVTKTPQWRLGPMGPKTLCNACGVRYKSGRLFPEYRPAASPTFTPALHSNSHKKVAEMRNKRCSSGSYTNEENDLHDLVLNNAYIGIGVGKSQRVDKF